In the Paracholeplasma morum genome, AATGAATTTCCCTTTTTGAAGGTTTTTGTGATCTTCATGTTCTTCTTCATCTATAATGTGGTTTTCTGCTTCAAATTCTAGACGTTCATTAACAAACTTCGGTTCATTCACTTTCCATAAGAAAATGACTAATAACACAATCATCACCACCCCAACAAATATAAATGCTGGTGCGTAGCTGACCATTGAATGCTTGTCTAGTTTAAACTGTTGTAACATAAGGATAGCGGTAATTCCACCTAAAGCCCCCATTAAATTAATGACTGCGTTGGCTTTACTTCTTAGCTGTTTGGTTGTAATATCAGGCATTAGTGATACTGCAGGTGATCTAAATATAGACATCGCAAATAACGTGAAGAGTAACATCACAATAAATACGATAAATACCGTAGGTGAAGACATTGTAACATCATAAGCAATTCGTGATAAATATTGATAATAAACATCTCTAGCTTGATAATAGTTCGCTAGTGTTAAGATATCTGTGTTTTCTGTATCATCGATAATCATCTTAAGTTCTTTTAGCTCCGACCCTTCTAAGACTGTGCGATCATACAAGTCTTGCCAAGTTGTCACTGGAGTCTTTTCGCTAAATGCATCGAAGTCTTCATACTTCTCAGATAGTGTCGTTTCTACTTCTAGTTTCTTAAGTTGCAAGTTATCTGTGAATGATAAGCCCACAAATAAGAAAGCCGCTAGAACTGTCCCAACCACAATGTATGGGGTTCTTTTACCCTTCTTATGGTTCGTTCTATCGGATAATCCTCCGAATAGTGGTAATAAAAATAACGCTAATACGTTATCGAGTGCCATCACAATACCACTCCAAAACTGGTTTAACCCAAACTTATCAATTAATATTTTAGTGATAATTGCGTCATAAGTTTGCCAAAACAATGAAATAAGCATAAAGGCAAGTCCAACATAAATCGTCTTTTTGTAGTTTAGTTTCATAGTGACCTCTTTTATTAATCTATTTATTTATATTGTAACATTGAAATGTTGTTTTGAGTACGAATAATCTTTAAGCATGGTATAATTTTTCTTGAAAAAGAGGAACAACTATGTCAATTTGTAAAATAATCCTAAAACCAAAAGAAGAAATCCGCATTGAAGAAGGCCATCCTTGGGTTTATTCAAATGAGATTTCAAAAATAGAAGGCACCATTCAATCTGGTGAGATTGCCTATGTATTTAGCCATGATAATCGTTATATCGGAAAAGGCTTCTTAAACACCTCATCTAAGATATTCGTACGAATTCTTACAAGAAAAGACGAACCCATCGATGAAGCTTTTTTCATGAAAAGAATCATTTCAGCTAATCAAGCAAGACTTGATTTGGGATATAAAAACAGCTACCGTGCATTCTTCGGCGAATCAGACGGCATTCCTGGATTGATTGTTGATAAGTATGGAGACTACTTATCGGTTCAAATCGTATCCTTAGGCATTGATATGAGAAAATCCTTGTTCGTTAAGTTACTTGTAGAAATCTTCAAACCAAAAGGCATCTATGAACGTAGCGATTTACAGGTTAGAAAAAAAGAAGGTTTGGAATTAATCAAAGGCGTTTTATATGGCGAGATTCCTGAAGAAATCCACATTTATGAAAACCATTTAAAAATGACAGTAGACATCATCAATGGTCAAAAAACAGGTTTTTATCTAGACCAACAAGATAATCACAACGCTATTAAACCCTATGCATCCAATAAAACAGTACTTGACTGTTTCTCCAACATTGGTGGGTTCGGTTTACATGCCGCCTACTATGGAGCCAAAAGCGTTACTTGTGTGGACGTCAGTGAACTTGCCTGCCAGAACATTCAAAAACACGCCTTGTTAAATGGCTTTATGCAAGTTAGTACAATACAAGGTGATGTGTTTGAAGTCCTAAGAGACTTTCAAAGAAAATCTATAAGCTTTGATACGATTGTACTAGACCCACCCGCATTTGCGAAAAAACAAGACAGCATCAAAAACGCCTATAATGGCTATAAAGACATTAACCTTCAAGCGATGAAGTTAATTAATGATGGCGGATATCTATATACTTGTAGTTGTAGCCATTACATGACTATTGAGCTTTTCTTACAAATGCTTCAAGAAGCCGCTAAAGACGCAAACAAGATTGCACAAATGGTGGAACTCAGAATCCAATCCAAAGATCATCCGGCCCTGCTAGGCGGGGATGAATCCTTATACTTAAAGTGTGTGGTCCTACGTATCAAAAACAAATAAGCTCGATCGCTCGAGCTTTTTTTATTTATGAATCAGGGCTAGAAAGATTCGAACTTCCGAATGTCTGGGTCAGAGCCAGATGCCTTACCGCTTGGCGATAGCCCTATCGATGTTATTATAAGCCTTTTATATGAATTTGAAAATAGAGAATTATTACTTTTTATAAGTTTTTTTCTCTTAAAAAAATCACATAAAATAAAAAATAAACGACACAACTAGTGGGGATAGTATGTCGTTTTGATTTATATACCTAATTGGATTTTTTCTTTTAATTTAAGGACATTCATTTCAATTGTTTTAGCAATATCAATAAAGGCTTGTTCATTCTTGCCTGTAGGATCATCTAGTCCCCAGTCTTCTCTATAGTCTGACTCAATCGCTGGACAAGAGACATTGCAGCCCATTGTGATGACGATATCAATCCTTGGAAGCACCTCGATTAATTTAGGCGTTTGCGTTTTTGTCATGTCAATGCCATATAGTTTTTGAATGGTTTTTACAGCATCTGGATTAATCTCATTTTTCAATTGAGTACCTGCAGAAAACGCATTAAAGGCATCACTGGCAAAATGCTTTGATATTGCTTCTGCCATTTGGCTTCTCGAACTATTGTGTACACATACAAATGCAACATTCTTCATCTTATCACCCAATTACATTTTACCATTAATTGATGAAGTTGAATGTAAAAGAATTGTCAAATCATTTAAGTTACTTACGTGCACCAGTTTCATCAA is a window encoding:
- a CDS encoding MFS transporter translates to MKLNYKKTIYVGLAFMLISLFWQTYDAIITKILIDKFGLNQFWSGIVMALDNVLALFLLPLFGGLSDRTNHKKGKRTPYIVVGTVLAAFLFVGLSFTDNLQLKKLEVETTLSEKYEDFDAFSEKTPVTTWQDLYDRTVLEGSELKELKMIIDDTENTDILTLANYYQARDVYYQYLSRIAYDVTMSSPTVFIVFIVMLLFTLFAMSIFRSPAVSLMPDITTKQLRSKANAVINLMGALGGITAILMLQQFKLDKHSMVSYAPAFIFVGVVMIVLLVIFLWKVNEPKFVNERLEFEAENHIIDEEEHEDHKNLQKGKFISLMLILISVFLWFMGYNAVTTKLSDYAPKVLNMGFSTPLLIAQATAIVGFIPIGILSIKLGRKKTILFGVLLLTICFGSVYFLTEKTSILLYVVLGLTGIAWASINVNSYPMVVELSKGSDVGKYTGYYYAFSMAAQILTPVLSGLLMDNSSLGRKALFPYATVFVVLAFFTMLFVKHGDAKPEKKSLLENFDVDMD
- a CDS encoding class I SAM-dependent rRNA methyltransferase, translated to MSICKIILKPKEEIRIEEGHPWVYSNEISKIEGTIQSGEIAYVFSHDNRYIGKGFLNTSSKIFVRILTRKDEPIDEAFFMKRIISANQARLDLGYKNSYRAFFGESDGIPGLIVDKYGDYLSVQIVSLGIDMRKSLFVKLLVEIFKPKGIYERSDLQVRKKEGLELIKGVLYGEIPEEIHIYENHLKMTVDIINGQKTGFYLDQQDNHNAIKPYASNKTVLDCFSNIGGFGLHAAYYGAKSVTCVDVSELACQNIQKHALLNGFMQVSTIQGDVFEVLRDFQRKSISFDTIVLDPPAFAKKQDSIKNAYNGYKDINLQAMKLINDGGYLYTCSCSHYMTIELFLQMLQEAAKDANKIAQMVELRIQSKDHPALLGGDESLYLKCVVLRIKNK
- a CDS encoding arsenate reductase/protein-tyrosine-phosphatase family protein; amino-acid sequence: MKNVAFVCVHNSSRSQMAEAISKHFASDAFNAFSAGTQLKNEINPDAVKTIQKLYGIDMTKTQTPKLIEVLPRIDIVITMGCNVSCPAIESDYREDWGLDDPTGKNEQAFIDIAKTIEMNVLKLKEKIQLGI